In the genome of Fusobacterium necrogenes, one region contains:
- the rplJ gene encoding 50S ribosomal protein L10, which produces MATQAKIEQVAELAEKIRKAQSVVLVDYQGITVNEETELRKKVREAGAEYLVAKNRLFKIALKEAGVEDSFDDLLEGTTAFAFGYADPVAPAKLVFDLAKDKAKAKKDVFKIKGGLLTGKRVEATEVEALAKLPSRDQLLSMLLNSMLGPIRKLAYATVAIADKKEAESAAE; this is translated from the coding sequence ATGGCAACTCAGGCAAAAATCGAACAAGTAGCTGAACTAGCAGAAAAAATAAGAAAAGCTCAATCAGTAGTATTAGTTGACTATCAAGGAATCACAGTTAACGAGGAAACTGAATTAAGAAAAAAAGTTAGAGAAGCAGGTGCTGAATATCTAGTTGCAAAAAACAGATTATTCAAAATAGCATTAAAAGAAGCTGGAGTAGAAGATTCTTTTGATGATTTATTAGAAGGGACTACAGCATTTGCTTTCGGATATGCAGATCCAGTAGCTCCTGCAAAATTAGTTTTTGATTTGGCAAAAGATAAGGCTAAAGCAAAAAAAGATGTATTCAAAATTAAAGGTGGATTATTAACAGGAAAAAGAGTTGAGGCAACTGAGGTAGAAGCTCTAGCTAAATTACCTTCAAGAGATCAATTACTTTCTATGTTACTTAACTCAATGCTTGGACCAATCAGAAAGCTTGCTTACGCAACTGTGGCAATCGCTGATAAAAAAGAAGCTGAAAGTGCAGCAGAATAA
- the rplA gene encoding 50S ribosomal protein L1 — MAKHRGKKYLEIAKLVETGKLYEVKEALDLVLRTRTAKFIETVEVALRLGVDPRHADQQVRGTVVLPHGTGKTVKVLAITSGANIEKALAAGADYAGAEEYINQIQQGWLDFDLVIATPDMMPKLGRLGKILGTKGLMPNPKSGTVTPNIAEAVTEFKKGKLAFRVDKLGSIHVPIGKADFAPEKIEENFKAFMDQITRLKPASSKGQYLRTVAVSLTMGPGIKMDPALVAKYVG, encoded by the coding sequence ATGGCAAAACATAGAGGAAAAAAATACTTAGAAATAGCTAAGTTAGTAGAAACTGGAAAGCTTTATGAAGTTAAAGAAGCTTTAGATCTAGTACTAAGAACTAGAACAGCTAAATTTATAGAAACTGTAGAAGTAGCATTAAGACTTGGTGTAGATCCAAGACATGCAGATCAACAAGTAAGGGGTACAGTTGTGTTACCTCATGGAACTGGAAAAACTGTAAAAGTATTAGCTATAACTTCAGGAGCTAATATAGAAAAGGCTTTAGCAGCTGGTGCAGATTATGCAGGAGCTGAAGAATATATAAATCAAATTCAACAAGGATGGTTAGATTTCGATTTAGTAATCGCTACTCCTGATATGATGCCTAAATTAGGAAGATTAGGAAAAATCCTAGGAACTAAAGGACTAATGCCTAACCCTAAATCAGGAACTGTTACTCCAAACATTGCAGAAGCAGTAACTGAATTTAAAAAAGGTAAATTAGCATTCAGAGTTGACAAATTAGGGTCAATTCATGTACCAATTGGTAAAGCAGATTTCGCACCTGAAAAAATTGAAGAAAACTTCAAAGCTTTCATGGATCAAATAACAAGATTAAAACCAGCATCTTCTAAAGGACAATACTTAAGAACTGTTGCTGTATCACTAACTATGGGACCTGGAATTAAAATGGACCCTGCATTAGTAGCTAAATACGTTGGATAA
- the rplK gene encoding 50S ribosomal protein L11, producing MAKEVIKLIKLQLPAGKANPAPPVGPALGAHGVNIMEFCKAFNAKTQDKSGWIIPVEISVYNDRSFTFILKTPPASDLLKKAAGIQSAAKNSKKEVAGQITTAKLREIAETKMPDLNAGSVEAAMKIIAGSARSMGIKIVD from the coding sequence ATGGCAAAAGAAGTAATTAAATTAATAAAACTACAATTACCAGCAGGTAAAGCTAATCCGGCTCCACCAGTTGGACCAGCATTGGGAGCTCACGGAGTAAATATTATGGAATTCTGTAAAGCTTTTAATGCAAAAACTCAAGATAAATCAGGATGGATAATTCCAGTAGAGATATCTGTTTATAACGATAGAAGTTTCACATTTATATTAAAAACTCCACCTGCATCAGACTTATTGAAGAAAGCAGCAGGAATCCAATCAGCAGCTAAAAACTCTAAAAAAGAAGTTGCTGGACAAATTACAACAGCTAAATTAAGAGAGATTGCTGAAACTAAAATGCCTGACTTAAATGCAGGATCAGTAGAAGCAGCTATGAAAATAATAGCTGGATCAGCGAGATCAATGGGAATAAAAATAGTAGACTAA